attggtgtaatattcctcatcttatgatttcagatggtctgcaatgctgactgtgtgatcagcaatgttgtggcaaaatggcctggctcagtccatgactccagaatctttcgggcctctgaaatctatcagtgcctatcacaaggtaagccacacaacccctatttataaccatcatggctgtgtcaagaatatcactgtgtttatgaggtagtaatgatgagattttgtgttgacaggtgaattctctggtgtgttgctgggagacagggggtatggctgccagccttttctcctgacacctttcacagacccccaggaagcacagcaggcctacaaccatgcccatgccaggaccagggccagagttgaaatgacctttggcctcctgaaggcacgctttcactgccttcacaaattaagggtcagccctgttagggcatgtgatattactgtggcttgtgctgtcctccacaatgtggcctgcctgaggaaggagagggcccccagagtgccaccagccatggactgggacaatccggcaatcttccctgatgacgacagtggtcggctgctgagggaccaatatgtgttgaattatattagttagtatgtgtgctttcaattttggttaaatatgtcctgcggtggcagaggaatttggGGTTTTTTGGGTTTGTTTTTTTACGAATTTGGCCTCTTATGATGTTTGtgcggtatactgtgtgtaatacaaggctgcagggaggctactgcatccattcatttgtctgttcagttgatgtgtatggatttgtcctgcatttattttagtgtgcagacatgcagggtgtgttatatacagacctttgaatgtgtatgtatcagtttgtataatatgcttggattctgtgctttccatcttgtagagtcactgtgacttcagtttcgaaaggagctgatggtttacctgctttgttttgtccttattcaataaaggaacataatgttacacattgtgtttttatattcatatggaatgtgtatttgtttatataACAGAGTACCagggccacactgaagaaaaaggataaagtcataaatttatgaggctggttctttctgcagaaaagctacatattgtttttacagttttgatacttatgacaatgtgatacttaatattctggcacatcagcatgtctttgtttatgaaaccatactgaagtacaatttcacgaaatgccccacatctgtcattttaacaactgtcctcctttaaaacaactggttacaatattatgacttgtgttttttttccccctctgtggccctaatattctatcattttatatatagccttatagtctatgggaaactgtaaattatctaatgatagcaacatcatctaaaaataattttttatccaaaatcattgaaattaatgatcacaaacgtttaaataatgacagtgggtctagttatatgtgataacaatgtatagtgagcagtgaaataactattggtttccatttgtggtgactgctgactgacattagggatgagattaaatagatcctggaatttagcctggtctggagcaggctagctccacagaataaatctccatggtaatttataccataacatatcctcctgccccctatccatctttagtgcaaccggattacggatcaattgagccaggatcaccaagatatcctggcttaatcccttatcctagttttgtgcaacaggccccaggtCTGACTAGTCAAGCTTGTCTAATACTAGTCTGATATTGTTAGAAGTATGTCTGTTCCTCATAAagccagactgtgtttcatcaaTGATTGCACCCAGGACTTGTTGAATTATTTGTGTAAGTAGTAAGGCTAATATCTTGTAGTCATTATAATGTCTGGAACCTGTTTTGTTACTCCAAGTGAATGATCTGTCGGCCGGAAACCTCTCTCTCCATAAGATCAAACTTGTCCATAAAAAGTATTAAACCTAAATTCTGATTGGTTGGCCTACCTGGGGGCCATCGATCAGTTGAATTATCTATAGTTATGTTAAAGTCCCCTCCTATCAATAATAACTAATTGGGACATTTAGATAACCAAGGAAGTATATGTTTCTGTACAGATTCAAGCAACTCATCATTCTCATGTTTGGTGTTGTACCCCTAGAAGTTTACAGTAATGAGGAAAATGTCATTGTAACTGATCACAAGACAAATCAAGTTGACCAAAGGGGTCACAGTCCGAGTGTAGAATATTACCACCACAGGTATTAGTCATTGTAATGACCCCAGCGGAGCGTTCAGAGCCATGGGACTACCAGCAGTTGGAATCAGCAGAGATTGAGCGCGACtcctaaattattattatttttcttctTAGTTTAGCAAATAAAAATAAGACCTTGCGCTTCACAATGTTTCGTAACCGCCAGACATTTGCATTTTTAAAatcagtttctaaacccagaggcccTACATTGCAAGACTTGTGTGAACACTTGGGAGGTAGACCACATATTATCCATTATATTGATCAGTgaggtttatgactttgtggctgtggtaactagggaCGAGCTGGCACAACTTCGATATCaagtgtttttttccctcaaagttaacgggatgtcacgtgtcctacttatatcagtacacgcATAGCAACCTAATCATTACGATACGTCTATTCGATTAAATAAGCcacacgtagcaaataagccattacaTTTTTGATCTCCATTAAAAAAACTCCTCGCTTGGTGAGCGGACAAAACGCCACCTactggagaagacagattttgaGCCCAGCGTCGCCTCTTCCTGTCAGAGAAGACCAAACAGGATGTTCTTCTTCTTCGGTggagtttaacggcggttggcatccaatatgttgcgttaccgccaccaactgaactacagtataAATCCATTTAACTGTGTGACGGAAAAAGGGGAAACGGGAAAAATAGAATATATATTTAAATGGTTtaattaacccttattttaccaggtaatttgactgagaacacattctcatttacagcaacgacctggggaatagttacagaggagaggggggggggggggggggggggggaatgagccaattggaagctggggatgattaggtggccatgatggtaacAACTAACCCTCATTAAAACCCACCACCTTATTCCACTACTTTAAAGTGGAATAAGGTCTGTCCTCTCAGGTCGTTGGCCTGGGGTAGGATCAGATTGGGTTAAAGTAGTGGAATAAGGTCTGTCCTCTCAGGTCGTTGGCCTGGGGTAGGATCAGATAGGGTGGACCATTACTTTAACCCCATCTGATCCTACCCCAGGCCAACGACCTGAGAGGACAGACCTTATTCCACTAGAGAGGACAGCCCGTATTCCACTAGAGGACAGACCTTATTCCACTAGAGAGGACAAACCTTATTCCACTAGAGAGGACAGACCTTATTCCACTAAAGAGGACAGCCCTTATTCCACTAGAGAGGACAAACCTTATTCCACTAGAGAGGACAAACCTTATTCCACTAGAGAGGACAGCCTTTATTCCACTAGAGAGGACAGCCCTTATTCCACTAGAGAGGACAGCCCTTATTCCACTAGAGAGGACAGCCCTTATTCCACTAGAGAGGACAAACCTTATTCCACTAGAGAGGACAAACCTTATTCCACTAGAGAGGACAGCCCTTATTCCACTAGAGAGGACAGCCCTTATTCCACTAGAGAGGACAAACCTTATTCCACTAGAGAGGACAAACCTTATTCCACTAGAGAGGACAAACCTTATTCCACTAGAGAGGACAAACCTTATTCCACTAGAGGACAGACCTTATTCCACTACTTTAAGCCCATCTGATCCTACCCCAGGCCAACGACCTGAGGACAGACCTTATTCCACTAGAGAGGACAAACCTTATTCCACTGGAGAGGACAAACCTTATTCCACTAGAGAGGACAGACCTTATTCCACTAGAGAGGACAGACCTTattccactactttaaccctatctGATCCTACCCCAGGCCAACGACCTGAAAGGACAGACCTTAatccactactttaaccctctCAGGGGGCAGTCTGACAGACTACAGCCTCTCTGCAGCTCCACCGAGGGCTTGGCCACAGCTCTCTATACTTCCCTGCTGCGTCCTTCTCTGTACACTTAATGAAGcgtgtctgagagagagacagggagactatATGGAACAGATTTTTCATTTGTACATTTTTACTGGTAATGATTTAATTGACAAGACTAGGTAACGGGTCATTATctgaggaatctcaaatataaaatatattttggatttgtttaacaatattttggttactacatgattccatatgtgttatttcatagttttgatgtcttcactattattttacaatgtagaaataaagaaaaatccttgaatgagtaggtgttctgaaacttttgacaggtagcgtgtgtgtgtgtgtgtgtgtgtgtatgtatgtatatatatatatatgctaccgttcaaaagtttggggtcacttagaatttTTCTGTCAAATATTTTTGGTCATTAAAatatcatcaaattgatcagaaatacagtgtagacattattaatgttgtaaatgactattgtagcttgaaacagatgatttttaatggaatatctacataggtgtacagaggcccattatcagcaaccatcactcctgtgttccaatggcacgttgtgttagctaatccaagtttataattttaaaaggctacttgatcattagaaagcccttttgcaattatgttagcacagctgaaaactgttgtgctgattaaagaagcaataaaactggccttctttagactagttgagtatctggagcatcagcatgtgtggtttcgattacaggctcaaaatggccagaaacaaagtactttcttctgaaactcgtcagtctattcttgttctgagaaatgaaggctattccatgagagaaattgccaagaaactgaagatctcgtacaacgctgtgtactactcccttcacagaacagcgcaaactggctctaaccagaatagaaagaggagtgggaggccccggtgcacaactgaacaagaggacaagtacattagagtgtctagtttgagaaacagacgcttcacaagtcctcaactggcagcttcattaaatagtacctgcaaaacaccagtctcaccgtcaacagtgaagaggcgactccgggatgctggctatGGTATTGCTGCTGTGGGTTGGTGCTCCTACACAACGCACTGCCGAGAACATAGAGAGCATCATGTCATCAACACTAGCAAGCCTCTAAATGTCAATACAACCACCGTGCACAGAGAGTTGTTGCCATCTTTACTACTATAAAACATTTCCCCACTCAAAGTCACAGGATTTAGATACTTAGACCACCTTGCCAATCACTCCACTTGTATTGTGTGACAGCTAATAACAGGCAATTATACTGAAATGTTAGTGTTAAAATaattatttaatctattttaattACGTATTATATAATAATATCAGCCATTGCTTACAATTTAACATTACTGTCTCTATTTTACATAATTTTCCGATGAGTGCTTTTATTTTGAAGCCCAAAACCGGAAGTGACGTTGACTCTATGTTCTGTTTTCTAAACGCATAGAATACACTGCTAGTTTAAAAGCTTTCTTTAGCTGTTCACTACGAAGTTTAACATGTCTAGAATACAACTCTTAAGGTCGTTTTTCAACCAGAGATTAGCAGCTGCTGCCGAAGAGATATTCGGGGTCGTGGAAAAAACGATAGCAGAGTATCAGGACGAAATGTCCCGCTCGGAAGAGAAGAACAGCCGCCTACAGAAGCTGCTTGATATCACTATTAAACCAGAAATAAAGTTGTATAGAGCAGGTTTGTGAATGATTTACTACATATGTTTGCATTGTTAGTAGGTAGCTAAGTTTGAGAGTTAGCTAAGTATTTAGCTGTTTTAGTTAGCTTCTAGCGCTGGTCCAGGACCCAAGACGTCTCTTCAGTTGACCACGTCTTGTGCAGTGGACCAGGGCCCTTATCCACAAAACCTCTCAGAGTAGAGGttctggtctaggatcagttgtGCTATTAGATTATAtcgacagatcctagatcagcactgctaCTCTGTGATACTTGTGTATATGTGTCCAGAGTTAATGTAGCGTTACTCCGTTCATAGACACTGCTACTCTGTGATACTTGTGTATATGTGTCCAGAGTTAATGTAGCGTTACTCCGTTCATAGACACTGCTACTCTGTGATACTTGTGTATATGTGTCCAGAGTTAATGTAGCGTTACTCCGTTCATAGACACTGCTACTCTGTGATACTTGTGTATATGTGTCCAGAGTTAATGTAGCGTTACTCCGTTCATAGACACTGCTACTCTGTGATACTTGTGTATATGTGTCCAGAGCTAATGTAGCGTTACTCCGTTCATAGACACTGCTACTCTGTGATACTTGTGTATATGTGTCCAGAGCTAATGTAGCGTTACTCCGTTCATAGACGCTAATTACCTTCAGCGCCTATTGATGGATGTCTCATCTTCCCGGTGAATTGTGTTGCTCGGTCTGAACGACAACATACATAGCTTGTGATACGGTTTGGAAACGAGGAATTTATATTTTATATCAGCAATAAATACTTTTCAAAAGGTTAAATAGAGTACCACAGCATGagacataatacccataaaacctagcagtcaaaaaaggaaatggttccaatggTTTTCCCACAATTTTTCCCCATAGTGGATTTTTAGAAACagttaaaataagggctgtgtgtcgtgtaggcttaccctggggTAACATTTTGATAACGGTGTCAATCTCTAGGACAATGTGACTTGCCtgtatctaccccccccccccccccccccccccaatcaaacgctaattagctgctaatgcgGCTATCATTAAGAAgcacaaatgccatgatgatctggacgagactgttTAATCCAGGGCAAAGGCAAGAATTTCTTGATTAAATcatagtttatttgtcacgtcccccgaatacaacaggtgtagtagaccttacagtgaaatgcttacttacaggctctaaccaatagtgcaaaacaTGTTTTAGGTGAACAATATGCATGTaatgaaataaaacaacagtaaaatgacagtgaaaaataacagtagtgaggctacatacagacaccggttagtcaggctgattgaggtagtatgtacatgtagatatggttaaagtgactttgcatatatgatgaacagagagtagcagtaaagtaaagaggggttggtgggtgggacacaatgcagatagtccgggtaaccatttgattacctgttcaggagtcttatggcttgtggctaaaaactgttgagaagcctttttgtcctagacttggcgctcaggtaccgcttgccatgtggtagtagagagaacagtctatgacttggggtggctggagtctttaaccatttttagggccttcctctgacaccgcctggtatagaggtcctggatggcaggcagcttggccccagtgaggtACTGGGCCGtgtgcactaccctctgaagtgccttgcggttggaggccgagcagttgccaaaacaggcagtgatgtaaccagtcaggatgctctcgatgttgcagctgtagaaccttttgaggatctcaggacccatgccaaatctttttagtctcctaagggggaattgtctttgtcgtgccctcttcacgactgtcttggtgtgtttggaccatgttagtttgttgttgatgtggacaccaaggaacttgaagctctcgacctgctccactacaaccccgtcgatgagaatgggggcgtgctcggtcctccttttcctgtcgtccacaatCATTAACCTTCTAATGTTGGCTAAATGTAGTAGTGAATAAATTATCTACATTTCTTTTCAAGTGACAATCCTGTGAattgtcttgtgcaagttttaaatggacacaatacctgttagccaaggtgtcagctagagatgacctgcagggatttgtagtcttcaATGATGTTTCTACTTAGACGCTAATTAGCGTTTTAGAAGGTAGAGGAAATAgagctgaatatattgataagaGTCACCTCGTCCGAGAGCGATTTACACGGTCATCacaacgtcacgccagggtaaggaCACACCAAACACAGCCCTCATTTTAAGTGTTTTTAAAAAATCCCCTAtgggggaaaaatgaatggtagtAAAATGATATTTCCcatgtttgaccgctaggttttatgggtattatgacacctccactgtggagctCTATTACCACACACCTTTTATAAGGTAAGTGTTCCCACACAGCCATGTCTCCATGTTACAGCTGGTGTTGACATAAGACAGAGGAGACCACCTGTGCTAACTACCTGTCTAGTATGCTCTGAATGGCTGTAATGGAACTAACTACCTGTCTAGTATGCTCTGAATGCCTGTAATGGAACTAACTACCTGTCTAGCATGCTCTGAATGCCTGTAATGGAACTAACTACATGTCTAGCATGCTCTGAATGGCTGTAATGGAACTAACTACCTGTCTAGCATGCTCTGAATGCCTGTAATGGAACTAACTACCTGTCTAGCATGCTCTGAATGCCTGTAATGGAACTAACTACCTGTCTAGCATGTTCTGAATGCCTGTAATGGAACTAACTACCTGTCTAGTATGCTCTGAATGCCTGTAATGGAACTAACTACCTGTCTAGTATGCTCTGAATGCCTGTAATGGAACTAACTACCTGTCTAGTATGCTCTGAATGCCTGTAATGGAACTAACTACCTGTCTAGTATGCTCTGAATGCCTGTAATGGAACTAACTACCTGTCTAGTATGCTCTGAATGCCTGTAATGGAACTAACTACCTGTCTAGTATGCTCTGAATGCCTGTAATGGAACTAACTACCTGTCTAGTATGCTCTGAATGCCTGTAATGGAACTAACTACCTGTCTAGCATGCTCTGAATGCCTGTAATGGAACTAACTACCTGTCTAGCATGCTCAGAATGGCTGTAATGGAACTAACTACCTGTCTAGCATGCTCTGAATGGCTGTAATGGAACTAACTACCTGTCTAGCATGCTCTGAATGCCTGTAATGGAACTAACTACCTGTCTAGTATGCTCTGAATGGCTGTAATGGAACTAACTACCTGTCTAGTATGCTCTGAATGACTGTAATGGAACTAACTACCTGTCTAGCATGCTCTGAATGCCTGTAATGGAACTAACTACCTGTCTATTATGCTCTGAATGCCTGTAATGGAACTAACTACCTGTCTAGCATGCTCTGAATGGCTGTAATGGAACTAACTACCTGTCTAGCATGCTCAGAATGCCTGTAATGGAACTAACTACCTGTCTAGCATGCTCAGAATGCCTGTAATGGAACTAACTACCTGTCTAGCATGCTCTGAATGGCTGTAATGGAACTAACTACCTGTCTAGCATGCTCAGAATGCCTGTAATGGAACTAACTACCTGTCTAGCATGCTCTGAATGGCTGTAATGGAACTAACTACCTGTCTAGCATGCTCTGAATGCCTGTAATGGAACTAACTACCTGTCTAGTATGCTCTGAATGGCTGTAATGGAACTAACTACCTGTCTAGTATGCTCTGAATGACTGTAATGGAACTAACTACCTGTCTAGCATGCTCTGAATGCCTGTAATGGAACTAACTACCTGTCTAGTATGCTCTGAATGGCTGTAATGGAACTAACTACCTGTCTAGCATGCTCTGAATGGCTGTAATGGAACTAACTACCTGTCTAGCATGCTCAGAATGCCTGTAATGGAACTAACTACCTGTCTAGCATGCTCAGAATGCCTGTAATGGAACTAACTACCTGTCTAGCATGCTCTGAATGACTGTAATGGAACTAACTACCTGTCTAGCATGCTCTGAATGGCTGTAATGGAACTAACTACCTGTCTAGCATGCTCAGAATGCCTGTAATGGAACTAACTACCTGTCTAGCATGCTCTGAATGGCTGTAATGGAACCATCTACCTGTCTAGTATGCTCTGAATGCCTGTAATGGAACTAACTACCTGTCTAGTATGCTCTGAATGGCTGTAATGGAACTAACTACCTGTCTAGCATGCTCAGAATGCCTGTAATGGAACTAACTACCTGTCTAGTATGCTCTGAATGACTGTAATGGAACTAACTACCTGTCTAGTATGCTCTGAATGGCTGTAATGGAACTAACTAcctatctagcatgctctgaatGGCTGTAATGGAACTAACTACCTGTCTAGCATGCTCTGAATGCCTGTAATGGAACTAACTACCTGTCTAGCATGCTCTGAATGCCTGTAATGGAACTAACTACCTGTCTAGCATGCTCTGAATGCCTGTAATGGAACTAACTACCTGTCTAGCATGCTCTGAATGACTGTAATGGAACTAACTACCTGTCTAGCATGCTCTGAATGCCTGTAATGGAACTAACTACCTGTCTAGTATGCTCTGAATGGCTGTAATGGAACTAACTACCTGTCTAGTATGCTCTGAATGGCTGTAATGGAACTAACTACCTGTCTAGTATGCTCTGAATGGCTGTAATGGAACTAACTACCTGTCTAGTATGCTCTGAATGACTTTGTGAATGggttttgatgtgatatgaaagggCTATGTATTCAGAACCATATCGATGGAGTATTTGTCTGTTTTGTCTGCCAGAGCCTGTCTACTTCTGACAATAACCAGGTCCTTGGCCCTTAAGGAGTACTGGTAGGCTGGCCTACACTCCTTTAGAGTACATTGTTGGCCTAGTGCATTGGTTCCTGTTTATAGTCcggtaccccttcaaacattccacctccagctgtaccccctctagcaccagggtcagtgcactccagctgtaccccctctagcaccagggtcagcgcactctcaaatgttgttttttgccatcattgtaagcctgccacacacacactatacaatacattcattaaacattagaatgagtgtgagtttctgtcacaacccggctcgtgggaagtgacagagctcttataggaccagggcacaaataatataataataatattcaatcattttgctctttatttagtcatcttacatataaaaacgtatttgttcatcaaaaatggtgaataactcaccacaggttaatgagaagggtctgcttgaaaggatgcacatacctctacaatgttgggttgtattggagagagtctgtcttaaataattttccacacacagtctgtgcctgtatttcgtTTTTATggtagtgagggccgagaatccactctcacataggtacgtggttgcaaagggcatcagtgagGTAACAGCTCGAtctgccaaggcaggatactctgagcgcagcccgatccagaaatctggcagtggcttctgattaaatacaattttcacagaaccgcttgttgcaatttcgacaAGGCTCtattgttcagatatcggtaagtggactggagttagggcatgaaagggataacgaatccagtttgtgtcatctgtttcgggaaagtacctgcgtaattgcgcacccaactcaggtgcttcgctagatcacatttgacattgtccgttagcttgagttaatttgcacacaaaatcatacaatgatggaaagacctgtctcttgtccttgttaatgcagacagagaaaagctccaacttcttaatcagcCTCAGTTTTGtgccgcacattgaatatagttgcggttGAATATAGTTGAGTCCCTGTAagctagattcagatcattcaggtgagaaaaaacatcacccagataggccagtcgtgtgagaaactcatcatcatgccagcggtcagacaagtgaaaatgatggtcagtaaagaaaactttaagctcatcGCACAATTTTttaaaaaacatgtcaatactttgccccttgataaccagcgcacttctgtatgttgtaaaagcgttacatggtcgctgcccatatcattgcatagtgcaaaaaatacacgagagttcaggggccttgctttaaccaagttaaccattttcactgtagtgtccttaacagaccgttagtggaattcccatgagagagtaacggttaatctGATTGGATGTTCGTTATTTGACTAGGccacctgtatttgacattgtgttgttcagcgaaataacactagatggtttcactTTATTTTTGGCGATGAAACGAGGCGACTCAGGtgagggggggaaaaaactctaccaaatgtatagccccattggaaaataaaaatggactgtttgaaaatgtgaatcacatatTTTGATTTGGCGTACCTCCGTTTGGGAATACCTGGCCTAGTGTATGTTCTGGTCTTTGTCTCATGTGCTTTCTTCCTTTCAGACACCCAGCAGCTCCCAGCCTGTGAAGAACAGGTTCCCTCTGAGCAGCAGGAGTGGATCCGCAGTCTGGGCCAGGAGGATCCACAGTCTGGGCCAGGAGGATCCACAGTCTGGGACAGGAGGATCCGCAGTCTGGGCCAGGAGGATCCACAGCCCGTCCACATTAAAGAGGAACAGCAGGAACTTTGGACCAGTCTGGGGGAAGGTCAGGAGTCTGACACCACAGAGTTCATATTCACTTCTGCTTGTCTGCAGAGTGACTGTAATCAGGACCCACCTCAGCCCTCACATCTCTACCAGACCCAGAGTACCAGCACCTCGTATGAACCGTTGAAAAGAGAAACTAGAGGAGAGCATCAACTATTAGACACACCCAGGGCTTCTCCACCCGTCTCTGCAGTGAAGTCCATCCGTCCTAGTTCTCCCTCTAAGAGTCGCTGTAAGGTGTGCGGGAAGACGTTTCTCATGAAAAGCTATTTCTTTAAACATGTGACAATGCACACCAAGATGAGAGAACGTGTCTGTGGGGTGTGTGGAAAACAGGTTGAGTTAGAGGCTATAAAAGATCACGTCCAAGCTCACATCGATGCTCAGTTTACTTGTCAGTTCTGTAGTAAATGTTTCACTAAGAGTAATGCTCTGAGGTTACACATGAGGAGCCACACGGGAGAGAAGCCCTACCAGTGctctgtctgctgcagagggttcGCAGGAGCAACCAATCTAACCAATCACATGAGGATCCACACGGGGTATAAACCCCACCGCTGTACTGAGTGCGGAAGGTGTTTCTCTGTCCTGGGTCATCTCCAGACACACATGAGGAGCCACACGGGGGAGAAGCCCTACCACTGTACCGTCTGCGGTAAAGGGTTTAGTGTGAGCTGCAACCTGACGCAGCACATGATGATCCACACAGGGGAGAGACCTTACCACTGTCCTGACTGTCAGAAAGGATTCATCACCATGGTCAGGCTGAGGAGACATCAGATCGCTGTTCACATGCAGGGAGAAATGTTCTTCTGTAATGAGCAACAGCTATAAAAACATGCAGGCCTTGAAACACACAATAgagtacacagagagacagagatgacatgacgagtgtaacagtataactttagtacgtcccctcgccccgacctcgggcgcgaaccagggaccctctgcacacatcaacaacggtcgcccacgaagcgtcgttacccatcgctccacaaaagccgcggcccttgcagagcaaggggaaccactacttcaagtctcagagcaagtgacgtaaccgattgaaacgctattagcgcg
This DNA window, taken from Salvelinus fontinalis isolate EN_2023a unplaced genomic scaffold, ASM2944872v1 scaffold_0044, whole genome shotgun sequence, encodes the following:
- the LOC129842503 gene encoding zinc finger protein 184-like, coding for MSRSEEKNSRLQKLLDITIKPEIKLYRADTQQLPACEEQVPSEQQEWIRSLGQEDPQSGPGGSTVWDRRIRSLGQEDPQPVHIKEEQQELWTSLGEGQESDTTEFIFTSACLQSDCNQDPPQPSHLYQTQSTSTSYEPLKRETRGEHQLLDTPRASPPVSAVKSIRPSSPSKSRCKVCGKTFLMKSYFFKHVTMHTKMRERVCGVCGKQVELEAIKDHVQAHIDAQFTCQFCSKCFTKSNALRLHMRSHTGEKPYQCSVCCRGFAGATNLTNHMRIHTGYKPHRCTECGRCFSVLGHLQTHMRSHTGEKPYHCTVCGKGFSVSCNLTQHMMIHTGERPYHCPDCQKGFITMVRLRRHQIAVHMQGEMFFCNEQQL